In the Myxococcus guangdongensis genome, one interval contains:
- a CDS encoding fibronectin type III domain-containing protein, whose amino-acid sequence MRPLEQLRSCAGRVVARLLLLTALLPLAVHAAPLYVGPSGSDSNAGTSASAPLKTLQAALNKATAGTTIHLAAGTYRENPSTVRAGTASAPITLKGPETGKARSGRYKAVLVGKGRIFSINHGHHVLEGFTIDGQEKLLGKTYPTTLAAVRQFKDENASLVNDGRLIYIGAADDSRDISGVVIRDMFLNGAGGECIRMRNNARNNEVANSVIQWCGLYGKGDDDDGYKYHNGEGVYIGTSPKSTSQPMYANDASAYNSIHDNTVHTFGSECFNVKENAHHNTFSRNDCRYNDEPLEYLGSLIELRGHANVLEDNTLSGSRSYILKLKSDSGAYDKGANVVRGNRFSAAVGAFIRNDHSAPQGAFCGNTFGSSPAVLLGNSVGSPTAACADTTAPTAPSGVLAVPESSTEVAVSWSESTDDVGVTTYLVHRDGTRVCTVTSGLSCVDTGLVPATTYRYIVRARDAAGNTSSPSATVSVTTPPAPVTTLLADDFSTHTAFPAGGWTNATRNGSWGLVTDGTKAARQLSTTSATYLVTVGDATWTDYAYSARVKPGSTARTGLVARYVDNNNFYFLLLHNGNLVLHKKVAGTTTTLQTVPFPASTTAFQTLTVVVRGTSIQGLVDGVAHLRVTDTGLGAGKVGLYATGVATFDDVRVSTP is encoded by the coding sequence TTGCGTCCACTCGAACAACTTCGCTCGTGCGCGGGCCGCGTCGTCGCGCGGCTGCTCCTCCTGACGGCCCTGCTTCCGCTCGCGGTGCACGCGGCCCCGCTCTACGTCGGCCCCTCGGGCTCCGACTCGAATGCGGGCACGTCCGCCTCCGCGCCCTTGAAGACGCTCCAGGCGGCCCTGAACAAGGCGACCGCCGGCACCACCATCCACCTGGCGGCGGGCACGTACCGGGAGAACCCCTCCACGGTGCGCGCGGGCACCGCGTCCGCGCCTATCACCCTCAAGGGCCCCGAGACGGGCAAGGCGCGCTCGGGCCGCTACAAGGCGGTGCTGGTCGGCAAGGGCCGCATCTTCAGCATCAACCACGGCCACCACGTGCTGGAGGGCTTCACCATCGACGGCCAGGAGAAGCTCCTCGGGAAGACCTATCCGACGACGCTGGCCGCCGTGCGTCAGTTCAAGGACGAGAACGCCTCCCTCGTCAACGACGGCCGGCTCATCTACATCGGCGCGGCGGACGACTCCCGCGACATCAGCGGTGTGGTGATTCGCGACATGTTCCTCAACGGCGCGGGCGGTGAGTGCATCCGCATGCGCAACAACGCCCGGAACAACGAGGTCGCGAACTCCGTCATCCAGTGGTGCGGCCTGTACGGCAAGGGCGACGACGATGACGGCTACAAGTATCACAACGGCGAGGGCGTCTACATCGGAACCAGCCCCAAGTCGACCAGCCAGCCGATGTATGCCAATGACGCCAGCGCCTACAACAGCATCCACGACAACACCGTCCACACGTTCGGCTCCGAGTGCTTCAACGTGAAGGAGAACGCGCACCACAACACGTTCAGCCGGAACGACTGCCGCTACAACGACGAGCCGCTGGAGTACCTGGGCAGCCTCATCGAGCTGCGCGGCCACGCCAACGTCCTGGAGGACAACACGCTCAGCGGCAGCCGCAGCTACATCCTCAAGCTCAAGTCGGACTCCGGCGCCTATGACAAGGGCGCCAACGTCGTGCGCGGCAACCGCTTCAGCGCGGCCGTCGGCGCCTTCATCCGCAACGACCACAGCGCGCCCCAGGGCGCCTTCTGCGGCAACACCTTCGGGTCCTCGCCCGCGGTCCTGCTCGGCAACTCGGTGGGCTCGCCCACGGCGGCGTGCGCGGACACCACCGCGCCCACGGCGCCCTCCGGCGTGCTCGCGGTGCCGGAGTCCTCCACGGAGGTGGCGGTGAGCTGGAGCGAGAGCACCGACGACGTGGGCGTGACGACGTACCTGGTGCATCGGGACGGCACGCGCGTGTGCACCGTGACGTCGGGCCTGTCGTGCGTGGACACCGGGCTCGTCCCGGCGACGACCTATCGCTACATCGTCAGGGCCCGGGATGCCGCGGGCAACACGTCCTCCCCCAGCGCCACGGTGAGCGTGACGACGCCGCCCGCGCCGGTGACGACGCTGCTGGCCGACGACTTCTCCACGCACACGGCCTTCCCCGCAGGCGGCTGGACGAATGCCACCCGCAACGGGAGCTGGGGTCTGGTCACGGATGGGACGAAGGCGGCGCGACAGCTGTCCACCACGTCCGCCACGTACCTCGTCACCGTGGGCGACGCGACCTGGACCGACTACGCGTACTCCGCGAGGGTCAAGCCGGGCTCGACGGCGCGCACGGGTCTCGTCGCCCGCTACGTGGACAACAACAACTTCTACTTCCTGCTCCTCCACAACGGGAACCTGGTGCTGCACAAGAAGGTGGCCGGGACGACGACGACGCTCCAGACGGTCCCCTTCCCCGCGAGCACCACCGCCTTCCAGACGCTCACCGTGGTGGTGCGAGGCACGTCCATCCAGGGGCTCGTGGACGGTGTCGCGCATCTGCGGGTGACGGACACGGGCCTGGGCGCGGGCAAGGTGGGGCTCTACGCCACGGGCGTGGCCACCTTCGATGACGTGCGGGTGAGCACGCCCTGA
- a CDS encoding DUF4082 domain-containing protein produces the protein MSACSPGPVDAPASQESLAGEHQSLEPGEVSLFLDSARPTIAMDSDAAAVELGMKFRVTAPGTVRGVRFFKGGAQNVGPHRVSLWSRTGTKLAEATSTSETTSGWQTVRLASPITVTVGTTYVVSYYASAGRYGATVGGFTAGKSRGPIQGLASGVDGVNGVYRYGGGFPTQGYQNTDYAVDVVFLPDTTEPTPDTQAPTAPSGLVASVVSPSAINLSWGASTDDVGVVAYDVFRGGVQLASTSSRTYADTGLTAATAYSYLVKARDAAGNVSANSNAVTATTQSAPPSGGFPNASTTGVPAGTQLTPYTGPCTITVANTVIDAKTVNCDLNIRAAGVIIRNSKINGSVATDENSTGFSFTLTDSHVDAGDRYATGVGAVNFTAIRVHVEGGNRSMHCWHDCEIRDSYVHGQMTDETGTAHESGIRMGRNVTLRHNTIICDAPDVPPDAGCSAALTGYGDFAPVENNLVENNYFPGTTGGYCAYGGSSKGKPYSGATNNIRFIGNVFGRGQSGRCGWYGAITSFDTSEPGNVWSNNTWEDGAVLPPSN, from the coding sequence GTGTCCGCTTGTTCCCCCGGCCCCGTGGACGCGCCCGCGAGCCAGGAGTCGCTCGCGGGTGAGCACCAATCGCTCGAGCCGGGCGAGGTTTCACTGTTCCTGGATTCGGCCCGCCCCACCATCGCGATGGACAGCGATGCCGCCGCGGTGGAGCTGGGGATGAAGTTCCGTGTGACGGCCCCGGGCACCGTGCGTGGCGTGCGTTTCTTCAAGGGTGGGGCGCAGAATGTCGGCCCCCACCGCGTGAGCCTGTGGAGCCGGACGGGCACGAAGCTCGCGGAGGCGACGTCCACGAGTGAGACGACGTCGGGGTGGCAGACGGTGCGTCTTGCTTCTCCCATCACCGTCACCGTGGGGACCACCTATGTGGTGTCGTACTACGCGTCCGCCGGGCGGTATGGCGCCACCGTGGGAGGCTTCACCGCGGGGAAGTCACGCGGTCCCATCCAGGGGCTGGCCTCGGGCGTGGATGGGGTCAACGGCGTCTATCGTTACGGCGGCGGCTTCCCGACGCAGGGCTACCAGAACACGGACTACGCGGTGGACGTGGTCTTCCTCCCGGACACCACGGAGCCCACGCCGGACACGCAGGCGCCGACTGCTCCCTCGGGGCTCGTCGCGTCCGTGGTGTCCCCGAGCGCCATCAACCTGAGCTGGGGTGCTTCCACGGATGATGTCGGCGTCGTGGCCTACGACGTCTTCAGGGGAGGCGTGCAGCTTGCCTCCACGTCGAGCCGCACCTACGCGGACACGGGCCTCACGGCGGCCACGGCCTACAGCTACCTGGTGAAGGCGCGGGACGCGGCGGGCAATGTCAGCGCCAATTCGAACGCCGTCACGGCGACGACCCAGTCGGCCCCTCCGTCCGGCGGCTTCCCGAACGCGAGCACGACGGGGGTGCCGGCGGGGACGCAGCTGACGCCCTACACCGGGCCGTGCACCATCACCGTGGCCAACACGGTCATCGACGCCAAGACGGTGAACTGTGACCTCAACATCCGCGCGGCGGGCGTCATCATCCGCAACTCGAAGATCAACGGCAGCGTCGCCACGGACGAGAACTCCACGGGCTTCTCCTTCACCCTCACCGACTCCCATGTCGACGCGGGTGACCGCTACGCCACGGGCGTGGGCGCGGTGAACTTCACCGCCATCCGCGTGCACGTCGAGGGTGGCAATCGCTCCATGCACTGCTGGCACGACTGCGAGATTCGCGACTCCTACGTCCATGGCCAGATGACGGACGAGACGGGGACGGCGCACGAGTCCGGCATCCGGATGGGCCGCAACGTCACGCTCCGGCACAACACCATCATCTGCGACGCGCCGGACGTGCCGCCGGACGCGGGCTGCTCGGCGGCGCTCACCGGCTACGGCGACTTCGCGCCGGTGGAGAACAACCTGGTGGAGAACAACTACTTCCCGGGCACGACGGGCGGCTACTGCGCCTATGGCGGCTCGTCCAAGGGCAAGCCGTACTCGGGCGCGACCAACAACATCCGCTTCATCGGCAACGTCTTCGGTCGCGGCCAGAGCGGGCGCTGTGGCTGGTACGGCGCCATCACCAGCTTCGACACCTCGGAGCCGGGGAACGTCTGGTCCAACAACACCTGGGAGGACGGAGCGGTCCTCCCTCCGTCGAACTAG
- a CDS encoding glutathione S-transferase family protein, whose product MTITITAFENSPDRGRGLARDMRVRWALEEVSQPYEVRLLSFEAMKQPAHKALHPFGQIPTYEEGGLVLFESGAILIHLAERHGGLLPEDGDARARAIAWMFAALNTVEPSIFDRSLVTILERDQPWFEHRLRALDELIRKRLDDLSAHLGDSDWLDGTFSAADILMVTVLRRLHGTGILEAYPNLVAYVARAEARPAYQRAFAAQRAVFDAAR is encoded by the coding sequence ATGACCATCACCATCACCGCATTCGAGAACTCGCCGGACCGCGGCAGGGGACTGGCGCGAGACATGCGAGTGCGCTGGGCACTGGAGGAGGTGAGCCAGCCCTACGAAGTCCGCCTGCTGTCGTTCGAGGCGATGAAGCAGCCCGCGCACAAGGCGCTGCATCCGTTCGGTCAGATTCCGACCTATGAGGAGGGCGGGCTCGTCCTGTTCGAGTCCGGCGCCATCCTCATCCACCTCGCGGAGCGCCACGGTGGCCTGTTGCCGGAGGATGGGGATGCACGGGCGCGCGCGATTGCGTGGATGTTCGCGGCGCTCAACACCGTGGAGCCGTCCATCTTCGACCGCAGCCTGGTGACGATTCTCGAGCGCGACCAGCCCTGGTTCGAGCATCGCCTGCGCGCGTTGGATGAGCTCATCCGCAAGCGACTGGACGACCTCTCGGCGCACCTGGGCGACTCCGACTGGCTGGACGGCACCTTCAGCGCGGCCGACATCCTCATGGTGACCGTCCTGCGCAGGCTTCACGGGACCGGCATCCTCGAGGCCTATCCGAACCTCGTCGCCTATGTCGCCCGGGCCGAGGCCCGGCCCGCGTACCAGCGAGCCTTCGCCGCGCAGCGGGCGGTGTTCGACGCGGCCCGCTGA